CTTTTTATGAAGTGATACCTTTTCTTTCAGATCACATAACCGTTCCTGATGAGACCAGCTCTTACATTTCACCGCTTCCGGCTTATCCCAGTCGTCAATACGACATATCTTTCCCTTTCCTTTCATCAAAGATCTTCTTTACTCCGTCCTCGACAGATGTGTAAGACAAAGGTACTAAATAGATATCCCGGTTCACCGACTGCTCTAAATTGTCAAAATCCCGTTTTTCATTAATTAGCTCAATTTCAAGCGGTTTGTAGTATCTTACTAAAGAAGCAAAATACATAGTAGTCACAGGTTGGACGTTACAAATATTGATAAGTTGCCGGTTACAACCCACCGAATAGATAAGCCCCTCAATGACATCATCTATGTAAGTGAAGCACCGGATATTCTGACCACAGTTGTATAATGACACGTTTTCCTTTTCCATCAGGAACCAGAGAAGAGTTCTTTTTCGCGGATTAGGTCCATATACATTATGCAGCCGACACCCGGTCGCAGCCTTACAATAGATAGATGCATACTGTTCATCGAAATACTTGCTTATTCCATACATAGAAGTGGTATTCTCCGGATTCGCAGTTGACGAACTGGCATACACTAACTTTACATGATATTGATTACATGCATTAGCAACTCGCATGAAAGTATCAATGTTATCTCTCCTGA
This portion of the Bacteroides acidifaciens genome encodes:
- a CDS encoding NAD-dependent epimerase/dehydratase family protein, whose protein sequence is MMKVVVTGSEGFIGKALCRELAKRGVEVIGLDRKCGTEATEVCELLKNGGIDCVFHLAAQTSVFNGNLEQIRRDNIDTFMRVANACNQYHVKLVYASSSTANPENTTSMYGISKYFDEQYASIYCKAATGCRLHNVYGPNPRKRTLLWFLMEKENVSLYNCGQNIRCFTYIDDVIEGLIYSVGCNRQLINICNVQPVTTMYFASLVRYYKPLEIELINEKRDFDNLEQSVNRDIYLVPLSYTSVEDGVKKIFDERKGKDMSY